The Ostrea edulis chromosome 1, xbOstEdul1.1, whole genome shotgun sequence genomic sequence AAAATGTCCCATGTTCTGTAGTCAATGTTGTGTGATCCTTATTTCAGTGTCCTGTCTGTCCAGGATGGCGGACAAGCAGAAAGCCTGTTACCTCAACTTCACTTAAACTTTCTATCTCCCTTTGTTCTCTGTACTTTTCAACCAAAGCAGCATCTGCGTAACTGAGGTATATATCGACAAGTTCATCGGGATTTACCAGTTTAATTGCAACACTCTCCATGCGAGCACTGGCTGTGAAACCCACACTGAGACGCCCAGCATTAGTCGAATACAACTGGTACGTTCTGGAGTTAGCGAACGTGCGCACTGATAATTTCCCCAAATTTAAGTCATGTCCTGTGGCAATTTGACCATTTTTTCCTGCACCCCGTGGCACTTTTACGAAGGAATTAGTCATGTTCGTTTTCAAAGGTGTTCCAGGAGCATTCAGATTTGTAGATGAGTAACAGACTCGGTCGTATAGAGCTCCACTAACTTCCTGATAATTCCTACCTCTGAGGTACGCAAAGCAACAACCTAGACACTCTAGATTGAAGGTAAGGTTCAGGTTATATTTGTCCATGAAATTAAATCCATCTTCAGTAGAGCCAGAATGTAGATTTCTGTAGGACGGATAGCAATTGCCGTGATGCTTCTCCTTCCTCTGAGCCATTGTATTGGAGTGTGGATATAGACATTTTGCCCCCAGACGATTCGCCCCAAAAGATTTTTCGCCCCTGGACGTTTCGCTCCAAAAGAGTTTTCTCCCATAGACTTTGCGTCTTTGTATTACGAATGTTCATTGGTATTTGATATTGTAGTGCAAAGATTGCTTTCTCGTAAGGTAATCAATGTCCATCAACATTTATACCGATCAATCTATAATTggttttattcttatttttcgTGTTATATTTGCAATAAAACACGATAAACAAATTAACACTTTAAACAAATGAATGCCGTTTTACTGTTAAATGATATATCTATTAATGTTAATTAATTGCATCTATAATTTCTGGATGCCGAATCAATCTTAATGTGGAGACGTCCCATGACTACGTCAAACTAATGCATGGAGATGTTGTTTAAGCTGTTAATATTATCTAAACATAATTCCATCAACTCGTAGCaaagatgaaaggcgaagataacgaacagtgatcaatctcataactcctaaaatcaatacaaagaTACAAGATATGAACAATGACAAGAAAGTACACTTTTGAATTAAAGGATTGTCCATCTATCTATCATaatccaaaaacaaaaaatctacACACGTAGCAGTATAATAGGAATATCCCAATGTAAATTGAATATACTCAACTCACTTCCTTTCTCATCAGGAgtattgcatacatgtataaaatatgcAATATCTGAATCTTTTGGGAGGTCGAACACGTACATTGAGAACccttggtatacatgtataaatatacaagCAAACGTAATATTTTCAATGGTACATAGTTCATACAGTTGGAGATCTAGAGGTGGGCTGTTGTTGCGGGGAGTTGCACCCCCTTTGgatgaacatttttaacaattttttttttcttatcttttttcattttggggTCTTCAGTTGTGTATCCCTTTATGGGCGGAGAAAGTACACACTTAGTTGTTATCCCCCTTTTGAAAGTTTTCTGGATTCGTCACTGTTACTAATAGATTTCTATTTATCATTTGTTATATAAAGGATAAAATTCAGGTCCACTGGTTCAGTGTGCAGTCTGTGGTTGAAGGTACTGAATAGCTGTTATGAAGTATTCCAAGACGATGATTCTTGTTAATGACACAGGCACTTGGGGCATGGATCatgatcaccccccccccccccccccaattattaCTATTAATTTTTCCCCcaccaaaatatatattattttcttcaatgATTGAGAACGTGATTATAACTAATACGTAACAGAGACGAAAAGTAATATTTTGGGGTGATCCTAAATACATATCTACAAAACAcatgaagaaataaaaatatactttggtcgaaaaaaaattaatagtaataattgggggggggggggatcatgaTCCATGCCGTAAGTGCCTGTGATTAATGAAACGAATTCAGTATATATCTGAAATAGGATAATGAAAGCAATCGAAACTTTAATCAAACATTTAGGTcttcgagcagggagggatctttatcgtgacacacctgctgtgacacgggatctcagTTTTTTGCCGtttcattcgaaggaccgccccatttagtcggctattacgacaagcaagggggtactacAGGAGGATCTATTCTACCCCGATTCCCAGGGGATTTGCCTTGATAGAATGTTTATTTGCATAACATTATTGGAAAATGCTTGGGACGTTTCGCGTTGCAAATGGAGTCGAACCGTCTTGGGGCGAAACGTCACGGTACCTTTCTATTTCTTTAAAACACAAAGGAAGTGGAGAATACCTTTGATTGGCTAGTGAATGGTAACTCACACATGCGCATAAACAATTCAGAGTGGAAAAGTTTAGGACTAGGCTATTGCTCATGCGCTAATTTTGACATCCAACATGGCGCAGATATTCGTGAGTAATGTTTATCTTTTAGgtagagttttttttttcaataaaagtACATTTTTAGACAAACGGAACATAAAGGTCCTTTTAAGATAGATATTCTACAACATTTCTGACCTAAAACATTGCTTTTAAGTACTGTTTCATATACAAACAAGCATGAGAATGTGGTTATCAAATTGATTTCTGTAGGCCGGTTAGTTCAAAACATAAATTGATTGCATCGATACCTAAAATCTAAAATGTTTCAGAataatttaattacatgtaatttattcaagtgttttattACAAGTACTCAATctttgtatttcatttattgTGTATGCATTAGCAGGTCCAGCATATTCTCTATTTATAGCTATGTAGCTTTATTAATGAAAGTATTGTGGTTAGTTCAATGAATAAATATGTTCAGCAATTATACGAAATTTTAGCTATGCCATTGCACTTCGAggttcaatttaattaatgcagTCTAAATTTGCTTTTAAAAGTTCTATGCTGTCATAAATTACTTCGAAATATGAAACATTGAAAATCTATGTTAAATCTTTCAGAAGGCTATATAAATTCATTAGTGTGTCTATTTTTTGTAGGTGACAGTGTTCTTTACTGCAGTGTTTGGCAGTGACAATTCTCAATTCCTGTACGATTATACAATATGGATGGTACCTTAAAAGTTAGAAATGCTGGGGTTGGTTGAACTACAGTTTGTACACAAGTATATGTAGGTACATCCATAAATACAACAAGCTACTCCACACAAAAATGAGAGGAAAGATCACCAAAATATTATCGTACAAGTAGACCTAAACAGAATTTGATTTTAACACTGATACCAGATGGAATTCAAACTGTTGGCCTATTACATtgaatactctctctctctctctctctctctgatgaAACCTGTTGAGTGAGaacgtcctcacaatgtcaaAAAGAGAATGCATGCATATGTTATTGTAAAGGCAAAATTATACCGTGTTAagtatagctatagggacacTTATAAAAATTTATCTAATACTCTCCTTCGAATTGTGAAAAAATGGTTTTAAGAGAGAATATTAGTGAAAACATGTCCTGATCAATCTAATTTTGCACTATAAACTAATATTTGGTATCTTTGTATCTACATATTTCACACGCTGTGGGTTACGTTTATGGAGACGTAACTGTGAGGACAGAATTTTATCCTCTTATTGCACTTTCTGTCCTCACACCTTCCGTCAAAGTGTTCAaaattgtcctcactttacacgttttatCATCCTTCTCTTcatatatgtattttcatatctGTATTTATCTTTATGCATGTTTGAATATGGTATATATTACATTCTATTGTGGTTCATATCTTTAATTTAGATGACTGGAGATATTCCAACAATGGAGCTGCTTCCTGAGATACCAGTAAGTCTTGTATGATATATAAGGAATATTCTACCAAAGATATGTAGGtgaaaaaatgtaaatgtattttagTCTTATCATGCTTATTGTAGAGAACAGATGATCCCTACCCTCAGTGGTTTTATTTGGATTCAGCTGATGTTACGTACAAGTAAATCCTTCATCTGAGCCATAGCTTcaagtaagtttttaaaaaaagaaattcgaGTTCGTATCACATTTATTTGCAGTCATCAGTTTTTAGCCTGCTTTATTTTAATCTGAGATTCCTCTGatcatttactttcatttatttacatgCATGGGTCcatcaaatgtttataaataaaactaCAAGTGTTGGAGGGGGTGTCAGATTAGCCTGCACTGAAGACTTATTGAATTGTGTGTCATCTActgcttttttatttcaaaaccaAACTTACCATACTGTACCTTTGCATAAAATGTCTACACAGAAAAGGGATGAAATGTCTACACAGAAAAGGAACATTAAGAACTAAATTAATAACAAATCTTGAACACTACAATATCAgcattgaataaattaaaaaatgtcGGTTTTTTGTTCTTTGATCGGTTTTATTTTCCTCACACAAAATAAAGATTCCAGCACTAACATGTAATAATATAGAAAATTCTCACATCTTAGGGCACAGTTTAATACGATGGTGGCTTATATATACTAAACTCTCAGACCCCGAGAGATGGTAGTGTAAGGATAGTCACAGACATGGGTTCAATTCCCATCACTACCAGTAACTCATTCTAATCTTCATTAACTCTATGGTGGAAACTGTTCatttacacatgtttgttagaTTTTATGCAAACAATAGATTTTACTCAAGTATCAGTCTATTTTCTAATATCAATGCATGCTTTCTAACATGGATGCtacaattttgtaaatttcGGAGACTGTTGATTCAGTAATCGACAGTCATAAATAATCAGGTCCATTTACAAAATTATGTTAGGTGATTCGAACTTGAGCGTACCCGTCAGGGTAGATATCTGACATTATATGGATCCCATAGACAACCGATAGCAGGGGTGGGTATTGTCTCTATGTCTGTTAGTCTTGTcctctatggaaaccaagatcATCATCAAGAGCTACAATATGCAGCAATAAGTGAAATTGAACAAAATTtggatatattttatatgtttttctttcattataATGGTACTACAATGACTTATCTAGAAATTCAACAAGATCTGAATAATCGTGAGGCACTTTTGCAGGACTGGAATAACTTTTGGCAATGTCTAGACATTTTGGGATAATTTCATTAGTGACTGTTGGTGGTGATCAGGATAATGAAGAAGTAGCGACTCTTCAACATGAATTTGGATATTCAAACTCTAGAATCTATTTGATGTAGACGTGGGTAGGGTTGGGCATTATGAAGCAGTGACTGAAACATCACCACCAGACAATCAGAGAGAACTATTATCATTAGGATTCAAAAGTAATTATTGCTGGCATTTTGACCATTCTGCTTGTAGGAAATTTGGCTTACATACCTTGGATTCATTAAAGACAACAAACAGACGAGAGACCATTGATTTACTAAAACAATCCCCATGACAAAATCTACAGAATTTATCATATGATCAAGATAAAAATATAGAGTATAATATCTATCAGAAAACTCAATGTTCAGTTTGCATGAAAATGTCCCAtgataaaacaaatttaaataggcacaaaaaaagaaaagaaaagtgcATGGGgaagaaaatagaaaaatgCCATGTATAGTTCCATCCTGTGACTTAGACTTTTATTGTGTTGAAATTCTTGTGaatcatttgataaatatacATGATGCAGACATTAGGGTGGAAGATTTGAACTTTGAAAAGCTTGATTCTTTGAGAAATATTTGACAGAAGAGTCTAtgaacaaaaataaacacaagAAACTATATTTTCCAGAGACaaaaagaaaactttaaataaGGTTGGTTCTGACAGATACACACTAGTTTGTAATTAGGGATGGGAAAAAGCAAATTGCATGTGGGATAAGATATAAGAAGAGGAGGGAGAGAAAAGGCTGTATGTAAATTAGATAGTTTGTGCTTATCATGATTTTTAGTTTTGGTAGAGGAGGATGGAACGGTTAAAGCAAAATACATACAATCACACACTCAACAACTTTCAAAGATAGTACATTTTTACCTATTCTAGACCATTCGAAATCAGACATAAAAACTATGTTAGCATTAAAAATTCCTATAAATATAATTTAGACAGTTAGGGACAAATTTAGTGTCAGGACAATCGTGATGACTTGGCAGACCTGAAACATCATTTGACTGACAGGAAGACAACACACAATCCAGAGCAAAAGGTAATTGACTCATCTGTTATTAGACACAGtgatgatgtaaaacttatacggtaccaattttgatgcacccgatgcgcatttcgacaaataatgtctgcAATATCAACATTTCTTCGAGTAGATGCTTTAAGAGGAGAAAGATTTGatacaattttgatttttaaacaacaaaatgtaGATTGGACTGGCTAAGGAAGACTTTATGACGGCAATAATGACAAAACAACAACTAGacatatgaaaaatatgtaCCCATAATTCTTTGCATGGATTTCACTCTtctaataaagaaaattaacaaGCCATTTCTGTTTTTAATGCTGTTAAAACACAAGTGATTATTTTAATGACAAATGATGACAATACTGGATGGAATGCAGCCAAGAATTTATATGGACCTAAGTTAGAACATTTCTTATGTATTTGACAAGTACACAAATACTGGCGATTAAAATTCAGCAGGATATTAAAGACACAGGGTAGCAAGCCGAAATGTATTGTTTATCATGTGCTGCAGACTGAAACATTATTGAATACATATTGTGATATTCTGGTTCAAAGATTCTCTGATATTAATTCAAGTTTACTAACATACTTCAATAATTATTACTTGTTGAGAAAAGATAAATGAGCAATGTGTTTCAGGAAAGGTGAATATTCCAATGTTAATGCACATATGTTTTTGAAGGCTTTCAcaatcaattaaaacaatttactttgaaagaaaaagaaatcgtAGAAAAGACATTCTGCTGGAAACCCTGTTCTAGATTGAAAAAACttgtatttcaaacatttgtcTGCTAAAAAGTTCAGTATTCCTTTAGGAAAAATTATGAAGACTTTGGATCGCCATCAGAGTAGTTTCGAAATTCATAATTCCTCAGTCTGTCAGTTTaaatgaaaacacatttttccCTATATTAcagaaaaatgtatatacagtagTGACAAATTGAATATCAAGCACTGCTTAGAAAATTTGGGATTTCCTGCTTTGACTGAACTTTTACCTCATAATTCATTAACACCTGTTATCAATATGATTTCACAACGCATTAATGACCAAGTATTACACTATCAAAACTCAAAAACATGTTTCAAATAAACTTATATTCTTCAGAAATGTATATGAAATGAACTCAAGGTCTGCTTAAGTTGATATCCTTACATCAGATAGGTCTGCATTAGCAAAGCTTAGACTGAGTTCacacaattttgaaattgaaagaggaagacaTATTGGAGTTGAGCATAATGATATAATTTGTAAACTGTGCAATAGTGATAACATAGAAAATGAAACTCACTTCCTATGGTTGTGTAAATGTTATGAACAAGACAGAGACTCCc encodes the following:
- the LOC125664789 gene encoding uncharacterized protein LOC125664789; translation: MAQRKEKHHGNCYPSYRNLHSGSTEDGFNFMDKYNLNLTFNLECLGCCFAYLRGRNYQEVSGALYDRVCYSSTNLNAPGTPLKTNMTNSFVKVPRGAGKNGQIATGHDLNLGKLSVRTFANSRTYQLYSTNAGRLSVGFTASARMESVAIKLVNPDELVDIYLSYADAALVEKYREQREIESLSEVEVTGFLLVRHPGQTGH